One region of Eretmochelys imbricata isolate rEreImb1 chromosome 2, rEreImb1.hap1, whole genome shotgun sequence genomic DNA includes:
- the RNF182 gene encoding E3 ubiquitin-protein ligase RNF182, with protein MISQLPEDPVESQGSDELECKICYNRYNQRQRKPKVLECCHRVCAKCLCKIIDFGDSPQGVIVCPFCRFETCLPDDEVSSLPDDNNILVNLACGGKGKKCLPDNPTELLLTPKRLASLVSPSHASSNCLVITIMEVQRESPQTLNSTPVVEFYRPTSFESVATVSHNWTVWNCTSLLFQTSIRVLIWLLGLLYFSSLPLGIYLLVSKKVTLGVVFVSLVPSSLVILMVYGFCQCVCHEFLDCMSS; from the coding sequence ATGATCAGTCAACTACCAGAGGATCCTGTGGAGTCCCAGGGCTCAGATGAGCTTGAGTGCAAGATTTGTTACAACCGCTATAATCAGAGACAGAGGAAACCAAAAGTGCTGGAGTGTTGTCACAGAGTATGTGCCAAATGCCTTTGCAAGATCATAGACTTTGGGGACTCTCCTCAGGGAGTCATAGTGTGCCCATTCTGTAGGTTTGAGACATGCCTGCCTGATGATGAGGTTAGTAGTCTTCCTGATGACAACAACATCCTTGTGAATTTGGcttgtgggggaaaggggaagaagtGCCTGCCAGATAATCCTACAGAACTGTTGCTAACTCCCAAAAGGCTGGCATCTCTTGTTAGCCCTTCTCACGCTTCCTCCAACTGCCTGGTTATAACCATCATGGAAGTGCAGAGAGAAAGCCCACAGACTCTGAACTCTACCCCGGTGGTAGAATTCTACAGGCCCACGAGTTTTGAGTCTGTTGCAACTGTATCCCACAACTGGACAGTGTGGAACTGTACATCCTTGCTCTTCCAGACCTCAATTCGAGTGCTAATTTGGTTGCTAGGTTTGCTATACTTTAGTTCCTTGCCTTTAGGGATCTACTTACTGGTATCTAAGAAAGTCACCCTGGGGGTCGTCTTCGTCAGCCTTGTTCCTTCGAGCCTTGTTATTCTTATGGTTTATGGCTTTTGCCAATGTGTATGCCATGAGTTTCTGGACTGCATGTCTTCTTGA